Proteins from a single region of Desulfatiglans sp.:
- a CDS encoding ABC transporter ATP-binding protein: MDQLKSSEDSCVIEFRGVVKTYGTGQASMTALKGVDFKVKHGEFVAVMGPSGSGKSTCMNILGCLDSPTDGDYLFKGISVKSLSRQQRALLRRYYIGFVFQGFNLLNRTTALENVELPLFYRGIHIKERRMMARKALDAVGLTGWEKHTPGELSGGQQQRVSIARALVTDPEVLLADEPTGNLDSEKSIEIMNLLTDLNNTRNITIVMVTHEKDMAEYAKRTIRFKDGLIDHDMHNGGN, translated from the coding sequence ATGGATCAACTAAAATCCAGTGAAGACTCTTGTGTAATAGAGTTCCGGGGCGTAGTAAAAACATATGGTACAGGACAGGCCTCCATGACAGCACTGAAAGGGGTGGATTTCAAGGTAAAACACGGTGAATTTGTTGCTGTGATGGGGCCTAGCGGTTCAGGAAAATCGACCTGCATGAACATATTAGGATGCCTTGATTCTCCGACGGATGGGGATTACCTGTTTAAAGGAATAAGTGTCAAGTCTCTTTCAAGACAACAACGTGCCCTGCTTCGCCGCTATTATATAGGCTTTGTTTTTCAGGGTTTTAATTTACTTAATCGAACAACTGCACTTGAAAATGTCGAGCTCCCCCTTTTCTATCGCGGCATACATATAAAAGAGAGAAGAATGATGGCAAGAAAGGCCCTGGATGCAGTGGGCCTTACAGGATGGGAAAAGCATACCCCCGGTGAATTATCAGGAGGCCAGCAGCAGAGGGTATCTATTGCAAGGGCGCTTGTAACCGACCCTGAAGTACTTCTTGCAGATGAACCGACAGGGAACCTGGATTCTGAAAAAAGCATAGAGATCATGAACCTGCTCACCGATCTGAATAATACCAGGAACATTACAATAGTCATGGTAACCCATGAAAAGGACATGGCTGAATATGCGAAAAGGACAATCAGGTTCAAAGACGGGCTGATCGATCATGACATGCATAATGGAGGCAATTAA
- a CDS encoding FtsX-like permease family protein produces MWYQTILLALKEIRRNLMRSTLTILGVVIGVAAVITMVTLGSGATAQVTNDISKLGSNLLQIRPGQAFRGGGGGGARMESQPFEDSDLEAIRNQIRSLAAVAPVSSSMIQIIYGNENMITSVTGSTNDYLTAQNWEIDTGREFTHGEISGGKSVCIIGASTKKNLFGAENPIGMTIRLKKTAFKIIGVFKSKGQAGFGRDQDDFVLIPLKTFQRRISGKRDISSIMVSAVKGASTEKVKKDLEALLRERRPGSKGTQGDDFSVMDMKEIASMLTSTTRVLTGLLGAVAAVSLLVGGIGIMNIMLVSVTERTREIGIRLAIGALENEVLKQFLLEAVVLSSLGGAIGITLGLSAAGLLTLLLGIPFVISPGIVLIAFMFSAAVGVVFGYVPARKAAQLDPIEALRHE; encoded by the coding sequence ATGTGGTATCAGACAATCCTTCTAGCCCTTAAGGAGATAAGACGCAACCTCATGCGTTCTACCCTTACGATACTTGGCGTTGTTATAGGCGTTGCAGCAGTTATTACAATGGTTACACTTGGAAGCGGGGCAACCGCCCAGGTTACCAATGACATATCAAAACTCGGCAGCAACCTTTTGCAGATCAGACCCGGTCAGGCATTCAGAGGCGGGGGTGGAGGAGGCGCCAGGATGGAATCACAGCCATTTGAAGATTCGGATCTGGAGGCCATAAGAAACCAGATCAGATCGCTTGCAGCCGTAGCCCCGGTTTCAAGCAGTATGATACAGATCATTTATGGCAATGAAAACATGATTACATCTGTGACAGGAAGCACAAACGATTATTTGACAGCCCAGAACTGGGAAATTGATACAGGCCGTGAATTCACACATGGCGAGATCAGCGGCGGTAAATCTGTATGTATAATAGGTGCCAGCACAAAAAAGAATCTATTTGGGGCAGAAAATCCAATTGGCATGACCATAAGGTTGAAAAAGACCGCATTCAAAATAATAGGGGTATTCAAATCAAAGGGGCAGGCCGGTTTTGGAAGGGATCAGGATGATTTTGTGCTTATCCCTTTAAAAACCTTCCAGAGAAGGATTTCTGGCAAAAGAGATATCTCATCAATCATGGTATCGGCTGTTAAGGGCGCTTCAACTGAGAAGGTAAAAAAGGATCTGGAGGCGCTGCTCAGGGAGCGAAGGCCGGGTTCAAAGGGCACACAGGGTGATGATTTTTCTGTAATGGATATGAAAGAGATTGCCTCCATGCTTACAAGTACAACAAGGGTGCTTACAGGGCTCCTGGGAGCTGTTGCGGCAGTGAGCCTGCTTGTTGGGGGTATCGGCATAATGAATATTATGCTTGTTTCTGTTACGGAGCGTACACGAGAGATAGGCATCAGACTTGCAATAGGAGCCCTGGAAAATGAGGTTTTAAAGCAGTTTCTCCTTGAAGCAGTGGTGCTCTCTTCACTTGGCGGGGCAATAGGAATAACACTGGGCCTTTCAGCTGCCGGCCTGCTGACCTTGCTGCTTGGCATCCCCTTTGTTATAAGCCCCGGGATAGTATTGATTGCCTTTATGTTCTCTGCTGCGGTCGGGGTTGTATTCGGGTATGTCCCGGCCAGAAAGGCCGCTCAGCTTGACCCTATTGAGGCGCTGAGGCACGAGTAA
- a CDS encoding class I SAM-dependent rRNA methyltransferase — MENNRKIITLKKGKDASIRRRHPWLFSGAIKETGSEQIPDGAMVDIYSHKGEFLGMGHYQSCTSIAVRILSFTPSDEKSLFRERIKSAWEYRKRIGITENPDTNVFRLIFAEGDGLSGLVVDYYNGVAVLQAHSMGMYLSRSLIAESIKELLGKDLKAVYDKSKETLHGRHGLVENSFILGSAEDSAIVMENGKRFMVNWVTGQKTGFFIDQRENRTMVNSYSSGRRVLNTFCYTGGFSVYAGLGNAKEVHSVDSSKAALEIARKNMILNNIPNSDFFSNDVFEYLQSCREYDMIILDPPAFAKRLNARHQAVMGYKRLNVAALKKIAKGGLLFTFSCSQAVDKRLFQDTIIASAIEAGRNIRIMHWLSQPKDHPVDIYHPEGEYLKGLAVYVE, encoded by the coding sequence ATGGAAAACAATCGTAAGATCATAACACTCAAAAAAGGTAAGGATGCCTCCATAAGGCGGCGTCACCCCTGGCTCTTTTCCGGTGCAATAAAGGAAACGGGCAGTGAACAGATTCCAGACGGTGCAATGGTAGATATATATTCCCATAAGGGTGAATTCTTAGGCATGGGGCACTATCAGTCATGCACAAGCATTGCTGTGAGGATACTCTCATTTACACCATCTGATGAAAAGAGCCTTTTTAGAGAAAGAATAAAGAGTGCCTGGGAATACAGAAAACGCATCGGTATTACTGAAAATCCGGACACTAATGTTTTCAGGCTTATCTTTGCAGAGGGTGACGGCCTGTCAGGTCTGGTTGTTGATTATTATAACGGCGTGGCAGTATTGCAGGCCCATTCCATGGGCATGTACCTGAGCCGCAGTTTGATAGCAGAATCAATCAAAGAGTTGCTGGGCAAGGATCTGAAGGCAGTGTATGACAAGAGTAAAGAGACACTGCATGGCAGACATGGCCTTGTTGAAAACAGTTTTATTCTGGGCTCTGCTGAGGATTCTGCCATTGTCATGGAAAATGGCAAACGCTTTATGGTTAACTGGGTAACAGGTCAGAAGACAGGGTTCTTTATTGATCAGCGTGAAAACCGCACCATGGTTAATTCATACTCTTCAGGCAGGCGTGTGCTTAATACATTCTGTTATACAGGAGGCTTTTCAGTATATGCCGGTTTGGGCAATGCAAAGGAGGTACACAGTGTGGACTCCTCAAAGGCTGCGCTGGAAATTGCCAGAAAAAACATGATACTCAATAATATCCCAAACAGTGATTTCTTTTCTAATGATGTGTTTGAATATCTTCAGTCATGTCGTGAATATGACATGATAATCCTTGATCCACCAGCATTTGCTAAAAGGCTTAATGCAAGGCATCAGGCGGTTATGGGTTATAAGAGGCTCAATGTGGCAGCCTTAAAAAAGATTGCTAAAGGGGGCTTACTATTTACCTTTTCCTGTTCTCAGGCAGTGGATAAGCGTCTTTTTCAGGACACTATCATAGCATCAGCAATAGAGGCAGGGAGGAATATCCGCATCATGCACTGGCTCAGTCAGCCAAAGGATCACCCTGTTGATATATATCATCCTGAAGGAGAATATCTGAAAGGGCTTGCTGTATATGTTGAGTAA
- a CDS encoding sulfatase-like hydrolase/transferase: MRKRIVPRKTPCLLLFFILICLSTVSQAMGDKPEKHKQPNILLIIADDFGVDVTSGMYPGLIDDLEKKYGPSGHNHAGYKSIRGLPASTPRLDKLSSEGMVFTNVWAHPFCSPTRSAIITGLFGKKAKVLTYADALSQKHTTFVKKLKDEGGYSTALFGKWHLAGLPGNGNGPDYPGMKPKEAGFDLFRGNLHAAIKSFWDYDYHIQDEETPANVWRTEKAPVKSLPGIAPTNYSPVVKIADAIEWITKKEREIPDKPWFAWVAYNLSHTTIIQQPNAMAVPNMDTMDAKSIEEMKECGGQFGSNSAGNCSDESLMRAMTNSLDTITGKLLDAVNALDPNTYVIFVSDNGTPMYERQGLEYIDNMYITRKGRGKGTTFESGALVPMVIKGPEIKAGSKNSEIIHVADLFSTVLSIAGLKIPEEVSNSEGNGMVSVDSVSLSPILFGKKERVRDPDRGFVLSESINLMTNGTQHVGARNARYKVVCAGGFEDKNCTFYNLDNDPLEEYPLEKPGTCEKYKAGALTPKDQEWHYCRLMEVISEDSYANGIGK, from the coding sequence ATGCGAAAAAGAATAGTACCCAGAAAAACCCCGTGTCTATTACTCTTTTTTATACTCATATGCCTCAGCACTGTTTCACAGGCAATGGGTGATAAACCTGAAAAACATAAACAGCCCAACATACTCCTCATTATTGCTGATGACTTTGGGGTGGATGTCACCTCTGGCATGTACCCTGGTCTCATAGATGATCTTGAAAAAAAGTACGGGCCATCAGGCCATAATCATGCAGGGTATAAATCCATCAGGGGGCTTCCTGCCTCCACCCCGAGGCTTGATAAATTATCGAGTGAGGGTATGGTATTCACCAATGTCTGGGCACATCCTTTCTGCTCACCAACAAGGTCGGCTATCATTACCGGTCTTTTTGGTAAAAAGGCAAAGGTGCTCACCTATGCTGATGCACTTTCACAGAAACATACCACCTTCGTAAAAAAATTAAAGGATGAAGGCGGCTACAGCACGGCATTATTCGGCAAGTGGCATCTGGCAGGGCTTCCGGGAAATGGCAATGGGCCTGATTATCCGGGTATGAAGCCAAAGGAGGCTGGTTTTGATCTTTTCAGGGGTAACCTGCATGCCGCGATAAAGAGTTTCTGGGATTATGACTATCATATCCAGGATGAAGAAACACCTGCAAATGTCTGGAGAACAGAAAAAGCCCCGGTCAAGTCTTTGCCAGGCATAGCACCAACCAACTATTCACCTGTTGTAAAGATTGCTGATGCAATAGAGTGGATTACAAAAAAAGAAAGGGAAATCCCTGATAAACCCTGGTTTGCATGGGTTGCATATAACCTGTCACATACCACTATTATCCAGCAACCTAATGCAATGGCCGTACCCAATATGGATACAATGGATGCCAAAAGCATTGAAGAGATGAAGGAATGCGGCGGGCAGTTCGGATCTAACAGTGCCGGTAATTGCAGTGATGAATCACTTATGAGGGCAATGACAAATTCCCTTGATACCATTACAGGCAAACTGCTTGATGCAGTAAATGCTCTTGATCCAAATACCTATGTTATTTTTGTAAGTGATAACGGCACTCCTATGTATGAAAGACAAGGGCTTGAGTATATAGACAATATGTACATCACCAGAAAGGGACGTGGAAAGGGTACTACCTTTGAAAGCGGGGCGCTTGTGCCTATGGTAATTAAGGGCCCGGAGATTAAGGCGGGTTCAAAGAATAGCGAAATTATCCATGTGGCAGACCTCTTTTCTACCGTGCTTTCCATTGCCGGGCTTAAGATACCTGAAGAGGTAAGTAACAGTGAAGGGAATGGTATGGTTTCGGTTGATTCTGTATCATTGTCTCCAATCCTTTTTGGTAAGAAGGAGAGAGTGCGTGACCCTGACAGGGGATTTGTACTTTCAGAATCCATAAATCTCATGACAAATGGAACACAGCATGTAGGCGCTCGTAATGCAAGATACAAGGTGGTATGTGCGGGCGGGTTTGAAGATAAAAACTGCACCTTTTATAATCTTGATAACGACCCGCTGGAAGAATATCCCCTTGAAAAACCTGGTACATGCGAAAAATATAAGGCAGGGGCACTTACACCCAAAGATCAGGAGTGGCATTATTGCAGACTGATGGAGGTTATCAGCGAAGATTCCTATGCAAATGGGATTGGTAAATAA
- a CDS encoding cytochrome bc complex cytochrome b subunit: protein MTHKLIDTIVAMFYLIFFKYLNFAETGFIRRRLMAMAGQKPVSAYNFNCSQARKAICMNKSMVLHFRPRTVDIRALKFSMTFGLGGMAFVLIILLFFTGLLLKFYYLPLPEKAYDSILHLKENVLFGSFIRNIHYWSANVLILITFLHLLRVFLTSAFHPPRAVNWIIGIALLLIVIAFNFTGYLLPWDQLSFWAVTICTGMLEYMPFVGEWLQTFTRGGGDVSASTLSIFFAGHTALLPAVLIIVLPFHFWQIRKSGGIALPLKRDNIGEYNQKVKAIPDLIIREVATALVITAFILVLSIIFDAPIGDRANPGLSPNPSKAPWYFMGFQEILLHIHPFFAVSVLPAAILILLIWLPFMKYSPESQGIWFISKTGRQAAMFSFFAAMLLSVSAIIADEYLPDFPALLPGIPVIISNGLFPLFTALLAFAFFYHSLVKRYHPKKNEKAQAIFLFFITIFITFTVTGVWFRGSSMKLLWPWL, encoded by the coding sequence TTGACTCATAAATTAATAGATACTATTGTGGCCATGTTCTATTTAATATTTTTTAAATATCTGAATTTTGCAGAGACGGGTTTTATCCGCCGTCGCCTTATGGCTATGGCGGGACAAAAACCAGTCTCTGCATATAATTTTAATTGCTCACAGGCCAGAAAGGCAATCTGTATGAATAAAAGCATGGTATTACACTTCAGGCCCAGGACGGTTGACATCAGGGCGCTCAAATTTTCCATGACCTTCGGCCTGGGCGGCATGGCTTTTGTGCTGATTATCCTGCTCTTCTTTACCGGTCTTCTCCTGAAATTTTACTACCTGCCCCTTCCTGAAAAGGCATATGACTCTATTCTTCATTTAAAGGAAAATGTGCTATTCGGTTCTTTTATAAGGAATATCCATTACTGGTCAGCAAATGTACTTATCTTAATTACATTTCTGCATCTACTCAGGGTATTTTTAACATCTGCATTTCATCCTCCAAGGGCGGTCAACTGGATCATTGGCATTGCCCTTCTGTTGATTGTCATCGCCTTTAACTTTACCGGGTATCTCCTCCCCTGGGATCAGCTCTCCTTTTGGGCTGTCACCATCTGTACCGGGATGCTGGAATATATGCCTTTTGTCGGCGAATGGCTGCAAACTTTTACAAGGGGGGGGGGAGATGTGAGTGCCTCCACATTATCCATATTTTTTGCAGGTCACACTGCATTGCTTCCGGCTGTTTTAATCATAGTTCTGCCTTTCCACTTCTGGCAGATACGCAAGTCAGGAGGCATAGCACTTCCATTAAAGAGAGATAATATTGGGGAGTATAATCAAAAGGTAAAGGCCATTCCTGATCTCATAATAAGGGAAGTTGCCACTGCCCTTGTTATTACTGCATTCATCCTTGTTTTATCAATCATATTTGATGCCCCGATAGGTGACAGGGCGAATCCGGGGCTTAGCCCAAACCCATCCAAGGCGCCCTGGTATTTTATGGGTTTTCAGGAGATACTCCTGCACATACACCCTTTTTTTGCAGTGTCTGTATTACCTGCGGCAATTCTTATCCTTTTGATATGGCTGCCGTTCATGAAATACAGCCCTGAGTCTCAGGGTATATGGTTTATTTCAAAAACAGGCAGACAGGCGGCAATGTTTTCTTTTTTTGCCGCCATGCTTCTTTCAGTATCAGCCATCATTGCTGATGAGTATCTTCCTGATTTCCCGGCATTGCTGCCAGGAATACCGGTTATTATAAGTAACGGCCTGTTTCCCCTCTTTACCGCATTGCTGGCATTTGCCTTTTTTTATCATTCATTAGTAAAGAGATATCACCCCAAAAAAAATGAAAAGGCCCAGGCCATTTTTCTGTTTTTTATTACAATATTCATTACCTTTACAGTCACCGGAGTATGGTTTAGAGGATCGTCAATGAAGTTATTGTGGCCATGGCTATAG
- a CDS encoding ubiquinol-cytochrome c reductase iron-sulfur subunit, with the protein MAETDKHNEAALSPPRRSFLNILWAGLGILAGLELIIMIFTFLKRGKPQDRPGLTKEIIEAGCVDSFPLNSVTANIRGRFYLCRMDDGGFLALSSKCTHLGCTVPWDDNEKRFICPCHGSSFDIRGAVLTSPAPRPLDMYPIHIENNIIRVDTGNTIKRNQFLAEQPVYRKRDRL; encoded by the coding sequence ATGGCAGAAACTGATAAACATAATGAGGCTGCACTCTCCCCCCCGCGAAGGTCATTCCTGAATATACTATGGGCAGGGCTCGGTATCCTTGCTGGCCTGGAATTGATCATAATGATATTTACATTCCTGAAAAGAGGTAAGCCACAAGACAGGCCAGGTCTTACAAAAGAAATTATTGAGGCAGGCTGCGTGGACAGCTTTCCTCTCAACTCTGTTACCGCAAACATCAGGGGCAGGTTTTATCTCTGCAGGATGGATGATGGCGGTTTTCTGGCCCTTTCAAGTAAATGCACCCACCTTGGATGTACTGTGCCCTGGGATGATAATGAAAAAAGGTTTATATGCCCCTGTCACGGCTCATCATTTGATATCAGGGGCGCTGTATTAACCTCTCCTGCCCCACGGCCGCTTGATATGTACCCTATACATATTGAGAATAACATCATCAGGGTGGATACCGGTAATACCATAAAACGAAATCAATTCCTCGCTGAGCAGCCTGTATACCGGAAAAGGGATAGGCTATGA
- a CDS encoding tetratricopeptide repeat protein — protein MRAWKLTGLVATLIITLSIPLYLIKVSVFPATHDSNHNRDDHLFAGTLKCAECHTREYDKWKGSHHDHAMAIATSETVLGDFKNAMFTNNGVTSRFYKNRDRFFVNTSGQDGKMMDFEITHTFGWFPLQQYLVSFDGGRLQCLPIAWDVREKKWYDLNQGTKIDPDDWLFWTNAGQNWNGMCAECHSTDLKKNYDLNSNTYNTTWSDIDVGCESCHGPGLNHVQWAETPEMGRPSVQNYNLKVKSSGVSSYELVNQCAPCHSRRAILGDYTHSEPDLLDVMLPSLLTPELYHNDGQILDEVYEYGSFTQSKMYHRDVKCSDCHDVHSIMPIKEGNDLCLTCHRANEYDTASHHFHKKKGEMGEPIRSLDGSILFDVGTGSECKECHMPGKNYMVIDYRLDHSFRVPRPDLSEKTGAPNACSRCHYDKTNKWSDEWITKWYGPGRKGHYSEILTAGRVNTTGAFDDLEKLALDPLYPVIVRATALSLLSSYPLSETLRAYEISLMDSEAMIRRTAIESLNPLEDKDKVRLIAPLLYDPVKAVRIQAASALAGISTELLDNDQNRVLKRVTDEFIAAMEYSGDFSFGRFNLGNLYRALKDNKKAIEHFNAAVEIDKLFYPARVNLAMLYNEHGDRAKAEEIFRDTLKDNPNLHEIAYSLALLLAEKEEYEEAAMFMGKAADNMPLAARVHYNYGLLLQYLRRDKESELELKKANDIEPANMDFLYALFDFYFKRSEFNRAKEVAGQMIEIAPESPEVKELLDMVTGRTVQ, from the coding sequence ATGAGGGCATGGAAACTTACAGGCCTTGTGGCGACTCTTATTATAACCCTCTCAATCCCTCTTTACCTTATAAAGGTATCGGTATTCCCTGCAACTCATGATTCGAATCATAACAGAGATGACCACCTCTTTGCAGGTACATTAAAGTGTGCAGAGTGTCACACCAGGGAATATGACAAATGGAAGGGTTCCCACCATGATCATGCCATGGCGATTGCAACTTCAGAAACAGTGCTTGGTGATTTTAAAAATGCCATGTTTACAAACAATGGGGTAACATCCAGGTTTTATAAAAATAGAGATCGCTTTTTTGTCAACACATCAGGGCAAGATGGCAAAATGATGGACTTCGAGATAACCCACACCTTTGGCTGGTTTCCTTTGCAGCAGTATCTTGTCTCCTTTGATGGGGGTCGGCTACAGTGTCTGCCCATTGCATGGGACGTGCGTGAAAAGAAGTGGTATGATCTTAACCAGGGCACAAAAATAGATCCTGATGACTGGCTTTTTTGGACAAATGCGGGCCAGAACTGGAACGGGATGTGCGCAGAGTGCCATTCCACAGACCTTAAAAAAAATTATGACCTTAACAGCAATACTTATAATACCACATGGTCAGATATAGATGTAGGGTGTGAGTCATGTCATGGACCGGGTTTAAACCATGTGCAGTGGGCTGAGACTCCTGAAATGGGCAGACCCTCTGTTCAGAACTATAATCTTAAGGTAAAGAGTTCAGGAGTTTCTTCTTATGAACTTGTTAACCAGTGTGCGCCATGTCACAGCAGGCGCGCAATACTGGGGGACTATACCCATTCAGAACCTGATCTTCTGGATGTAATGCTTCCCTCTCTTCTCACACCTGAGCTTTACCATAATGACGGCCAGATACTTGATGAGGTTTATGAATATGGTTCATTCACCCAGAGCAAGATGTACCATCGTGATGTTAAATGCAGTGACTGCCATGATGTGCACAGCATAATGCCCATAAAGGAGGGGAATGACCTCTGCCTTACCTGCCACAGAGCAAATGAATATGACACAGCGAGCCATCATTTCCATAAAAAAAAGGGAGAGATGGGTGAGCCCATAAGGTCACTGGATGGCTCTATCCTCTTTGATGTGGGGACGGGTTCAGAATGCAAAGAGTGTCATATGCCCGGTAAAAATTATATGGTAATAGACTACAGGCTTGACCACAGTTTTCGAGTGCCAAGGCCGGATTTGAGTGAAAAAACCGGCGCCCCAAATGCATGCAGCAGATGTCATTATGATAAGACGAATAAATGGTCTGATGAATGGATAACCAAGTGGTACGGCCCAGGTAGAAAGGGCCATTATAGCGAGATATTGACAGCAGGAAGGGTTAACACAACAGGTGCGTTTGATGATCTTGAAAAGCTGGCGCTCGACCCCCTTTACCCTGTCATTGTAAGGGCCACAGCATTATCCCTGTTGAGTTCATACCCCTTATCAGAGACATTAAGGGCATATGAGATATCACTTATGGACAGTGAAGCAATGATAAGGAGGACGGCAATAGAGTCTCTTAACCCGCTTGAAGATAAGGATAAGGTAAGGCTGATTGCACCGCTTTTATATGACCCTGTAAAAGCCGTGCGAATCCAGGCGGCATCAGCACTTGCAGGGATTTCAACGGAACTCCTTGATAATGATCAGAACAGGGTATTAAAGAGGGTTACTGATGAATTTATTGCTGCAATGGAATACTCAGGAGATTTTTCCTTTGGTAGATTCAATCTGGGCAATCTCTACAGGGCATTAAAGGATAATAAAAAGGCTATAGAGCACTTTAATGCAGCGGTTGAAATAGATAAGCTCTTTTATCCTGCCAGGGTAAACCTTGCCATGCTCTATAATGAACATGGTGACAGGGCAAAGGCAGAAGAGATATTCCGCGACACACTGAAAGATAATCCTAATCTTCATGAAATAGCCTACTCACTTGCCCTGCTTCTGGCTGAAAAGGAGGAGTATGAAGAGGCAGCCATGTTTATGGGCAAGGCAGCGGATAACATGCCCCTTGCTGCAAGGGTGCATTATAATTACGGGTTGCTCTTACAGTATTTAAGACGTGACAAGGAATCAGAGCTGGAGCTTAAAAAGGCAAATGATATAGAACCAGCAAACATGGATTTTTTATATGCCCTTTTCGACTTTTATTTTAAGAGGTCAGAGTTTAACAGGGCAAAAGAGGTTGCAGGGCAGATGATAGAGATAGCGCCCGAGTCACCTGAGGTAAAGGAGCTATTGGATATGGTGACAGGGAGAACAGTGCAGTAA
- a CDS encoding aminotransferase class V-fold PLP-dependent enzyme, protein MHRPIERQIENKDRRNFLRLAGLAAAGGAIGLNAACQPTIKKAPSIDHTLTEKSFWKRVQGQFALDPDQVYMNIGTTGAMPIRVLDNYDQYNRVVARHPMGFTDELGWEFGFIKQREQLSRQFGCTKDEIIITRNTTDGLNTVLFGLPFERGDEILITHHEHVSALSPLHVLQDRFGVVLKEVEIPVLDLEYGEQVIEAFKKNITLKSRAILFSHIPYKTGVRLPATAICKLAREKGLISIVDGAHCAGMIELDFSKTGCDFYAASGHKWQCGPGATGILYLRNHGENIPMLWPQNSCLYQYVSQPVNNDRKQIRDFSSQFGLRGQENYPAMQAMLDACDLWEEIGRDRIEGYICGLSSYLKKRIKESFGSSALLFSPDIPELTSGLTAFNPFKDVHDQKNIEDFVDRLKREMGYVIRSTEFHLHKEDTKNTYALRISTHLFHNEAQVDGVVDAMHRLYKKM, encoded by the coding sequence ATGCATAGACCAATTGAAAGGCAAATAGAGAATAAAGATAGAAGAAATTTTCTCAGGCTGGCAGGTCTTGCAGCAGCAGGAGGTGCTATAGGGCTTAATGCCGCCTGTCAACCGACAATAAAAAAGGCGCCTTCAATCGACCATACCCTTACCGAAAAGAGTTTCTGGAAAAGGGTGCAGGGGCAGTTTGCCCTTGACCCTGATCAGGTCTATATGAATATCGGCACCACCGGGGCCATGCCCATAAGGGTGCTTGATAATTATGACCAATACAACAGGGTGGTTGCTCGTCATCCAATGGGTTTTACTGATGAACTGGGCTGGGAATTCGGGTTTATAAAACAGAGAGAACAGCTGAGCAGGCAATTCGGCTGCACAAAGGATGAGATCATAATTACACGTAATACGACTGATGGCCTGAATACTGTTCTCTTCGGGCTTCCATTTGAAAGGGGTGATGAAATCCTGATTACACACCACGAACATGTGTCTGCCCTTTCACCCCTTCATGTGCTTCAGGACAGGTTTGGGGTTGTTTTAAAAGAGGTAGAGATACCGGTTCTTGATCTCGAATATGGAGAGCAGGTTATTGAGGCCTTTAAAAAAAATATCACCCTAAAGAGCAGAGCCATACTCTTTTCGCACATACCCTATAAAACAGGAGTTCGTTTACCGGCCACGGCCATATGTAAACTGGCCAGGGAAAAAGGGTTGATCTCCATTGTAGATGGCGCACACTGCGCAGGCATGATTGAACTTGATTTCAGTAAGACAGGGTGTGACTTTTATGCTGCATCAGGCCATAAATGGCAGTGCGGGCCGGGCGCTACTGGGATACTTTATTTAAGGAACCATGGTGAGAATATTCCCATGCTATGGCCCCAGAACAGTTGTTTGTACCAATATGTCTCGCAGCCTGTAAATAATGACCGCAAGCAGATAAGGGATTTCTCAAGCCAGTTCGGGCTGCGTGGCCAGGAAAATTATCCTGCCATGCAGGCCATGCTCGATGCATGTGACCTGTGGGAAGAGATAGGCCGTGACCGTATTGAGGGATACATCTGTGGTTTGAGTTCTTACCTGAAAAAGAGAATAAAAGAGAGCTTTGGCAGTTCTGCGCTGCTCTTCTCCCCGGATATACCTGAACTTACCTCAGGGCTTACCGCCTTTAATCCATTTAAAGATGTGCATGATCAGAAAAATATAGAGGATTTTGTTGACCGCCTTAAGAGGGAGATGGGTTATGTGATCCGCTCCACGGAATTTCATCTGCATAAGGAGGATACAAAGAATACATATGCCTTGAGGATATCAACTCACCTGTTTCATAATGAGGCGCAGGTTGATGGTGTGGTGGATGCCATGCACAGGCTCTATAAAAAGATGTGA